Genomic segment of Populus nigra chromosome 6, ddPopNigr1.1, whole genome shotgun sequence:
GACTGCTCGGCCTTCTTTTCATGGATATCTATCTGCTTTCTGTCCTGGCAGAAACTTTCCAGGTTCTCCCATCGTTCAACCACCCAAGCTTTCATATCTCCCTTTCATGGCTTTCTCGTCCCAACAACTATTATTTTCTAGCCAATTTTCCCTTCCTTGCCCCCGAACACCACCAAATAGAAATCTCAAAGCCATCCCAAGAGCAGCTCTAAGAGAATGGAAAGAGTACGAGGATGCTGTGAAAAGAAAAGACCTTGCCAGAGCTCTtaggttcttgaaatccaaagaaaCTCAGACAAACAATGATAGTTTAGCTGATTCAGTTAACGGGTCTTTCTCAAATGACTCAGCGACTCGGTCTGGACTCGGTGACCTGGGTTTGTTTGATGGGTTAGAGAGGGATTGGGAGGTTTTGGACACTTGTTTGAATGCTGATGATATGAGACTCGTTTCCAGTGCTTACGGGTTCCTCAAGAACAGGGGGTTCTTGCCCAGTTTTGGAAAATTTAGCAACATTGGTaagtttatattttctttctttttttgtacaaagatttaaaccttttattttgctaaaataGACTGTCTTTGGATGCAATGGCTATAGAAAAAACTAGATACTTACTTTATGTTTTTGGGCTACAATTTATGCAGTTTTGGAAGGACCTAGGGAAGTTACACCAATCTTGTTGCAGTCTTCTACTGGTCTAGAAGGTGCTAGCATGAATACAGTACTGTTTTGTCTGCctggtttttttgttcttaatttatttgcaTCTAATTCGCATTATAGTTTGGTTTagtgcatatttattttaaacgaCACTAAAGTGTGCACGCTTCATTCCCGTTTACTCATTTAGTGACAAAACTTTCACCAAAGAAGTGGGGTGCAACTGGGATCTCAAGCATTGTGTTCATTGCGTTTACTGGAGGAGCAAACTTTCTTGTTGACCGAGGGATTGATATCAGAGTTAACCTCGCGGCTATCTTAGGATTGGCCTTTTTAGACTCTATCTTCCTTGGCGGAGCTTGTTTAGCTCAAATCTCAAGCTACTGGCCCCCGAATAAGCGTCGAATCTTAGTTCACGAAGCAGGCCATCTTTTGGTAGGTATGGACCTTTTCACTTGATTTAAATGCTTTGTTTGGATGACATTTTCTATTATAAGAAATGGGAGATCAGGGTAAGTGTTTTCATTTGGAATTGTGGTACGTATTTTGATTGTACACAAACAATATCAGTATCTAATGTGGTTCTGCACATTTAACACTGTCCATTTAGCAGTTCCATTGACTTGCATGTTTTTCAAACTGTTGCCAGTTACCGTGCCAACACTCTCAAAGATCGTTTCTCTCTTTTGCTGGTACCATTCTATGTAATTACTTGTAAAATTACTTTTGCAGCATATCTTATGGGTTGTCCGGTTCGAGGTGTAATTTTAGACCCCATGGTTGCAATGCAAATGGGCACTCAAGGGCAGGTATCTACTCACTACACTCGTTTTGATTTTTACGGCAGTTCCCTCTTCACTTTTGTCATTTGCTCTTACTTTGGACAAACTTGCTGTTACTCCCTGTATTTTTCATAAGTTATTGATTAATAGCTGCTAAATTTATCTGGCTAGTTAAAATCCTTCCCTATATGTGGCTGACCATGCCACTATTGGAGGTAAGGAACCCTTCCAAATATACTTGTATTGCATTCTGACATTAGAGGAAAAGAATTCTTGAACGATACAAACTTATATTCTGATTCCTTAATGGTGAACCAAAGATATTCACAATAATTATATGATGATAACTATTGTTATGATCAGCTGGCCTGTTTCCATTTACTCATTATTTTTGTCCACGATGCAATTCACTTCCTGCGGTGATTATTTTTCATGCCACGCTTGATAATTTCCCCTGAAATTACTGTTGGAAATCATGGAAGATTCTGGTAGTGCCACCCTCGTTGGAATGAGTCTTCAGAATAGATGACTGGTTGTGTTATTGGAGTATTTGTTAAAAGTTATGATGATAGTTGTGAAGGCCTGGAGGGCAATAAGTTGATGTATTTTATTTGCTTCCTTGAGTTGTTGGTCAGAGTATTTGTCCTTGTTGTTTTTTGTTGCCTGATTATATCTatctttaattcattttatttggaATACCATTTGATGCTGGCTTTGATAATTAAGGTTCCTACTATCtatttgttcttgttgttgACCCTAATGACTGCTATAACATCTGCACTGGTATCATATGTTCATTTATTCAAATTAGCAACAGCGTTGCCAGCAACAACTTATAAAATATCACATTCATACAGGCAGGAACTCAGTTTTGGGATGAAAAGCTGAGTAACGAGCTTGCTGAAGGGAAACTCAGTGGCACTTCGTTTGACAGGTGGGTATGATGTGAAGAACTGTTTATGATTGCTTGGTTGATGCTGTTGTTTGAAACAATTGAAGGAACAACAGCCAGTCATATGGTGATTAGATTTTTAACTGCTTTTGCTGCTCCTTTTACTACCATGAGTAATTTCATATGGATTTAGACTTTAAGCAGCAATGTGAGTGGTTTTTGTGAACAACATGAAAATAGCCACTGTGCTTGCTAACTCTTTCAAGTTTAAAACAAATAGACACTAGGCAGTTTGTCCAGGCGTCTGCTTATGGAAGGTGTTCAGCAGGATGATATTGGTGTCCTTGCAACTAGATTACTCATTTCCCCATCTATATGAGCATTGTTTGTGCTGTGTAAGTCATCCATATGAATTCTCTCACGTCAGTGCATACTAATCTCTGGTCTCAAATTGTCAAAATGCGTGGTCTGGAATGGCGGTCAGGTACTGCATGGTGCTTTTTGCTGGCATTGCAGCTGAAGCTCTGGTTTACGGTGAGGCAGAGGGTggagaaaatgatgaaaaccTATTTAGGAGTACCTGTGTTCTTCTGCAACCCCCATTATCTGTAGCCCAGGTATCTCTCTCACCATTATATAAAATTTGTGTTTCCCTTTGCTAGCAATGCTAACTCTGACTCCTTTTGACTTCCTCCTGTATAGATGTCAAATCAAGCAAGGTGGTCTGTTCTacaatcttttaatttgttaaaatggCACAGGGATGCTCATCGAGCTGCTGTTAAAGCATTAGAAAGTGGTGGCAGTCTAAGTGTTGTAGTTAGGAGGATTGAGGAAGCTATGTCTTCCGGTTGATGAGGTGACTGTTGATTTTTGTTCCACGTTGTTTTTAAGGTAATAATGATTCCATTTTCATGTTTTGTATGTTCTTTGCTGGGCTTGCTCCTGTTTTACTTGGATATACCTGTAATAATGTCTCGACTTATTATTCTGGCAGGACAAGATGGGCCTTGTGGCAAGAAATCGAAAGTTGAATTGGTTTCATATGGCTTCATTTGCACCTCTCTTCTCCTGCCGCTTAATTGCCCTAATTGATGCTCTCAGTTAGTCTTTCTCGAGTTCTATGATAggataattaaaaaagagagcaaaaatAGGGTGAGAAGTGGGATTAAATGGAGACGGATTTATGCAGTACACAGGCCTAAGTTATAACTGAAGCACTCTAGAGATTGATACAAGTGTCAGGCCGCCCTAAGCTGCAAACGTTTTTGAAGTTAGTCCAACTGTTAGCTGCGTGCAAGTATTTTCAGTTTCTTACCACAAAGCAGGCACTACACTAGGAAACCTGTCATACTTCCAACTTTTCAATCGGGTTCAACATTTAGTATTGAACAGAAGAAATAATGGTAAACAGCAGACCAAGATCCTCTAGCATTTGCTGTGGGGCAGAGCAACAACTGTAATTCTTTCTTAATTGTTTCCCCTGTAAGTGTGATTTTACTGGATATGTACGTTTTCGATTTGGATTGTCCGTGGTGTTTGTATCAGGATCATCTGTTATACATACATGCTGTAAATGAGATAAATCATTATAGACGATATTTTGTTTGTGCTCGGAGAAAAGTTCacccttttttttgtgtgattattGGTCATGAGGGATTGAAATTAGTGTAACCTGGCCAGCTTAGGTTTTACCGATTTGGTCAAATCACTCGAACTGTAACATATTAATCTATTGCTGAAAGTCAACAATGGTAGGAAGATGGCTGTAAAACGCAAGTAACGATGGTAAATTAGGGTTGTTACTGAACGTGGGTTGTGTATCGCTGCAGTGACAAATATTCcaatttgttcatgaaaacaacaacaatggaGTATCTGATATTGATGTGCGTGAACTACGCTTAGAAACTGCATggcataaattaaaataagtacGATGCCCAAGCATAAGTAGATTCCCATGTCATTTTGCCCACATAGGATGCTGGTATTTGGTAATGGTGGCTTGGCGCTGCAAATTTTGCTTATTCttcaacaaaatgaaaaaatagaagTGCAATAGAGGTTCCTCTGCTTCTCTCTTCAGGCGCTTGCACATGTCTCTATACCATCGTGCCATCTCCTCAGGTGATTGCTCAATTGCCATGGCtgcaacaataaaaaacaacaacagaaaCTATGTTAATGACAGAAGTAATCTTTAATTGCACagataaacaaattaaacacacAAGTAACGATAGTGTTTTGCAAGGATCCTAAGATCACAAATATGCACTGAATCCAACAGAGTTACCTCCAGTTGGATGTTGTGCCATGATTCTCCAGGCAAAAGCATGCTAGCAGTGCAAGATGATATGAAAGCTTCTACAAGAGCTGGCTTTGTAACATGAATGGCCATCAACACCTTatagagcagcagcagcagcagttaGTACTAGAATAATATTCGTGGGAGTAGCAATGACTTCCACGATTCCATGGCCATGCCGGCATGACTGGGAACCCCAATCCTAAAGTATAGTATTTGTCTTTGATGCAAACTATCTCGGTCCTGGACTGAGTTGAAGgtaaaaagagagtaaaaaaaacattatcatgaTTAGCAAAGTAGATGATCAACTCATTTCTAGGCCATGGTGATACTACTAATACTGAGCATTGCCCATACTGTACACCAAATTCGACAAACGTTGAATCAAAATCTACGCAGCTAAAATTCTTTCTCCGTGGTATGAGACTAGAAGATTTCAACCGGTATAGAAAGAATCCAATTCATTTCTGATGGTgcgcaataaaaaaaaaaaacgctcTATCTTTTCtagacaataatattttttttttacgatttaCTTACATATTATATACAATTACATCCTTTTATGTAGTTTTGGTGTGATATCTTTTCTAATATGCACTATATTATGTGcgaattgaatatttttttaataagtatttatttttaattctctcatgcatttatattgatttaagcATTGAAAACTCTTCGTCAACTCATGTTTTCAAAGCACATTTTAGTCATATGTTAAACCCATATTATATGTGAACAAGATGACATGCCCGCGCGCTGTcgcgggcttataaaacaaatgtatttgatagtattataattatgaatcaacgctagataagtaatagaaattaaaggtatgatggagcaaatatttcatgacgaaaaaaaaattgtgttggcgatccaaaacttagagactgaacaaaatgatttattgcaatttacagtgttttgtgatgaaagataAAGTGCTTTCGCTATATAATTTAGCTTTTaagttcataaaaagaaaaaaaaattacaaagctaaattctctaccaacttaatattaaaaaaaaaccaacaaagata
This window contains:
- the LOC133696603 gene encoding uncharacterized protein LOC133696603 is translated as MGRVWTGRTKEGMNGRCALDFGFSLIVEVRLLMFDAFKIVTSHYFTTLDGLGFTATATGNNYGADCQEPTLTARPSFHGYLSAFCPGRNFPGSPIVQPPKLSYLPFMAFSSQQLLFSSQFSLPCPRTPPNRNLKAIPRAALREWKEYEDAVKRKDLARALRFLKSKETQTNNDSLADSVNGSFSNDSATRSGLGDLGLFDGLERDWEVLDTCLNADDMRLVSSAYGFLKNRGFLPSFGKFSNIVLEGPREVTPILLQSSTGLEVTKLSPKKWGATGISSIVFIAFTGGANFLVDRGIDIRVNLAAILGLAFLDSIFLGGACLAQISSYWPPNKRRILVHEAGHLLVAYLMGCPVRGVILDPMVAMQMGTQGQAGTQFWDEKLSNELAEGKLSGTSFDRYCMVLFAGIAAEALVYGEAEGGENDENLFRSTCVLLQPPLSVAQMSNQARWSVLQSFNLLKWHRDAHRAAVKALESGGSLSVVVRRIEEAMSSG